In the genome of Drosophila pseudoobscura strain MV-25-SWS-2005 chromosome 3, UCI_Dpse_MV25, whole genome shotgun sequence, one region contains:
- the LOC4803334 gene encoding cytosolic non-specific dipeptidase-like: protein MSELPSELQQFFAFVDGKKGDYIGALKTAVGIQSVSAWPDKRGEIDRMVDWTADKLKALGTEIELADVGKQTLPSGQIIPLPKVLLGTLGKDPTKKTVLVYGHLDVQPALKEDGWDTEPFVLTEVDGKLFGRGASDDKGPVLCWIHAIEAYQKLNIPLPLNVKFVFEGMEESGSEGLDDLLMERKNDFLADVDYVCISDNYWLGKKRPCLTYGLRGLAYFQLEVECATKDLHSGVFGGTVHEAMPDLCYLLSVLVDKDTNILIPGVDRDVAPQLKNEKEIYENIDFEVAEYKKDVGVEQLPHNGDKTRLLQARWRFPSLSIHGIEGAFYEPGAKTVIPKKVIGKFSIRLVPDQDPKHIEECVVNYINDKWVERGSPNKMKVVMLSAGKPWTEDPNHPHYEAAKRAIKHVFNVEPDMTREGGSIPVTLTLQEATGKNVILVPVGACDDGAHSQNEKIDIYNYIEGTKLLGAYLHEVGKL from the exons atgTCAGAGCTTCCCAGTGAACTTCAGCAATTCTTCGC CTTCGTTGATGGCAAGAAAGGCGATTACATAGGCGCTCTAAAAACCGCTGTGGGGATTCAGTCCGTTTCGGCTTGGCCTGATAAGCGCGGCGAAATCGATCGCATGGTTGACTGGACCGCTGACAAGCTAAAGGCATTGGGCACAGAAATCGAGCTTGCAGATGTGGGTAAGCAGACCCTGCCGAGCGGCCAGATAATTCCGTTGCCAAAGGTGCTGCTGGGGACTCTGGGCAAGGACCCCACTAAGAAGACTGTCTTGGTCTATGGCCACCTTGATGTGCAGCCTGCCTTGAAGGAGGACGGCTGGGACACCGAGCCTTTTGTGCTCACTGAGGTCGATGGAAAGCTGTTTGGCCGCGGGGCATCCGATGACAAGGGACCTGTCCTGTGCTGGATTCATGCGATCGAGGCATACCAGAAGCTGAACATTCCACTGCCACTTAACGTTAAGTTTGTGTTCGAGGGAATGGAGGAGAGTGGCAGCGAAGGCCTCGATGATCTCTTGATGGAACGCAAAAATGATTTCCTTGCTGATGTTGACTACGTTTGCATTTCGGACAACTACTGGTTGGGAAAGAAACGTCCGTGCCTCACCTATGGTCTCCGTGGCTTGGCATATTTCCAGTTGGAGGTAGAGTGTGCCACCAAGGATCTGCATAGTGGAGTTTTCGGTGGAACCGTTCATGAAGCAATGCCAGATCTTTGCTACCTGCTCAGCGTACTCGTCGACAAGGACACCAATATACTGATTCCAGGAGTGGATCGTGAC GTGGCACCGCAGCTAAAAAACGAGAAAGAAATCTACGAGAACATCGACTTTGAAGTGGCCGAGTATAA GAAAGACGTTGGTGTCGAGCAGCTGCCGCATAACGGCGACAAAACGAGACTACTTCAGGCCAGATGGCGGTTTCCCAGTTTGTCCATTCATGGAATCGAAGGTGCTTTTTATGAGCCGGGCGCAAAGACTGTTATACCCAAGAAGGTCATTGGCAAGTTCTCCATTCGTTTAGTACCCGACCAAGACCCAAAGCACATTGAGGAGTGCGTTGTAAACTACATCAATGATAAATGGGTGGAGCGTGGCTCACCCAACAAAATGAAG GTCGTCATGCTGTCAGCTGGCAAGCCCTGGACTGAGGATCCCAACCACCCACACTACGAGGCTGCGAAGCGTGCTATCAAGCATGTGTTCAATGTGGAACCTGACATGACTCGCGAAGGCGGCTCCATTCCTGTCACCCTCACATTGCAGGAAGCGACTGGAAAAAATGTCATCCTGGTGCCTGTGGGTGCTTGCGATGATGGTGCTCATTCTCAAAATGAAAAGATCGATATTTACAACTACATTGAAGGG ACCAAACTTCTCGGCGCCTATCTGCACGAGGTGGGAAAGTTGTAG
- the ytr gene encoding U4/U6.U5 small nuclear ribonucleoprotein 27 kDa protein: MGRSRSPASPAHRRREKERTERKKRRERRSREREAQKESSSSGRRDRDRERERSRSRDRDRARGGGRRSRSRSRVGGGGAAGGGNSSSNNSSSGPSTSRRTTRNKAAAAAAAAADRPQINDADLEGKSPEEVEMLKTMGFCTFDTTKNKKVEGNDVGEVHVILKRKYRQYMNRKGGFNRPLDFVA, translated from the exons ATGGGTCGAAGTCGCAGTCCCGCCTCTCCAGCCCACAGAAGACGTGAGAAAGAGCgcacagagagaaaaaagagacGCGAACGCCGatccagagaaagagaggcgcagaaagagagcagcagcagcggtcgTCGTGACCGCGATCGTGAACGCGAGAGGAGTCGCAGCCGTGACAGAGATCGTGCGCGCGGAGGAGGACGGCGTTCTAG ATCACGTTCGAgagtcggcggcggcggtgctgctggcggcggaaatagcagcagcaacaacagcagctcgGGACCATCAACGTCCAGGCGAACCACACGAAacaaagcagcagccgctgctgcagcagctgctgatcGTCCCCAGATTAATGATGCCGATCTGGAGGGTAAATCGCCGGAAGAGGTTGAGATGCTCAAGACTATGGGTTTCTGCACGTTCGACACCACTAAGAACAAGAAGGTCGAGGGCAATGATGTCGGTGAAGTGCACGTAATCCTCAAGCGCAAGTATCGCCAGTATATGAACCGCAAGGGTGGCTTCAACAGGCCGCTCGATTTCGTGGCCTAG
- the LOC4803397 gene encoding thioredoxin-related transmembrane protein 1 isoform X2, whose protein sequence is MQCNSQLVAASCVIALLMSTAQAGLQPGGKIIELDEDNWHLMLKGEWMIEFFAPWCPACKNLGPTWERFARVAKDVKVEVAKIDVTTSPSLSGRFFVTALPTIYHVKDGEFRPYRGARDGDALLYFVKKQQWQKIEPLSAWKKPDTIHMSVLSYFFKLSHTLKDFNGRLQEEYGLPTWGSYALFAIATIFVGAALGLLLVCLVDFVYPPKKSQRQSFSESQDNLAEGVEDLATEEIEDDGEADDDDDEEQQRDSVDEEEPEDEKEDDEADDDGEPEKTDKEVAKQGGDAVPEKLEKTDQVRKRKPRKAD, encoded by the exons atgcaGTGTAATTCACAGCTTGTGGCCGCGTCATGTGTCATAGCGCTATTGATGTCGACGGCGCAGGCAGGACTGCAGCCAGGTGGCAAGATAATCGAACTGGACGAGGATAATTGGCACTTGATGCTCAAGGGAGAATGGATGATTGAATT CTTTGCCCCTTGGTGCCCGGCCTGCAAAAACTTGGGACCCACTTGGGAGCGGTTTGCACGCGTTGCAAAAGATGTCAAAGTGGAGGTGGCCAAAATCGATGTGACCACATCACCATCCCTCAGCGGACGTTTCTTTGTCACAGCCTTGCCCACCATCTATCA CGTCAAAGATGGCGAATTCCGTCCGTATCGTGGAGCCCGCGACGGGGACGCTCTGCTGTACTTTGTGAAgaagcagcagtggcagaaaATTGAGCCGCTATCCGCCTGGAAGAAGCCTGATACCATACACATGTCCGTTCTTTCCTATTTCTTCAAACTGTCGCACACCCTGAAG GACTTCAACGGACGCCTTCAAGAGGAATACGGACTGCCCACATGGGGCTCCTATGCTCTGTTTGCAATCGCCACCATCTTCGTTGGAGCTGCATTGGGACTGCTGCTAGTGTGCCTTGTGGACTTTGTGTATCCACCCAAGAAATCGCAGCGACAGAGCTTCTCCGAGTCTCAGGATAATCTAGCTGAGGGCGTTGAAGATCTGGCCACCGAGGAAATCGAAGATGATGGCGAGGctgacgacgatgatgatgaggagcagcagcgtGACAGCGTCGACGAAGAAGAGCCGGAAGACGAGAAGGAGGACGATGAAgccgatgatgatggtgaGCCGGAGAAGACCGACAAAGAAGTAGCGAAGCAGGGTGGCGATGCCGTGCCAGAAAAACTCGAAAAGACAGACCAAGTGCGCAAGCGCAAACCTCGTAAGGCGGATTAG
- the LOC26533512 gene encoding FACT complex subunit Ssrp1-like translates to MPSPKKRRRKIMTAMIPKKDVAEEYDSKVEADSDDGIDASGGGGKGGTDEKKKRRRIPGTLAFMLGFKDTR, encoded by the exons ATGCCGAGTCCAAAgaaaaggaggaggaagaTAATGACGGCGATGATTCCGAAGAAAGACGTGGCCGAGGAGTATGACAGCAAGGTGGAGGCTGATTCGGACGACGGCATTGACGCTAGTGGCGGTGGAGGAAAGGGTGGCACTGATG aaaaaaaaaaaagaagaaggataCCAGGGACTCTCGCCTTCATGTTGGGGTTTAAGGATACCCGTTAA
- the Snap29 gene encoding synaptosomal-associated protein 29, with translation MANNYLQPVHNYFDDVDRFEDVDDDLFLKNKRTSASSHKPQQRSTNPFENDDDEDSTTSSISAQRQAYAEKRRAIEQRTLDSTEKSLGLLYETEEVGKATAIELAKQREQLEKTSHQLDEINSTLRFSQRHLNGLKSVFGGLKNYLSGNRDQPTSATASPTASQSSQEANSNVNAGVFGGSSAPMSPSEPYDNHPVSRIRGESSSKYQPTTQAGNPFQAQLDSNLEDMCDNLSRLKFLATDLGTEIESQNELLDNMNYKIEDVDLKMTRQNKDMNKLLKK, from the exons ATGGCTAATAATTATCTGCAGCCAGTGCACAATTACTTTGATGACGTGGACCGATTCGAGGATGTCGATGATGATTTGTTTCTGAAGAACAAGCGAACAAGTGCTAGCAGCCACAAACCACAGCAGCGCAGCACCAACCCGTTCGAAAACGATGATGACGAGGACTCTACAACCTCTTCAATCTCAGCTCAGAGGCAGGCGTACGCAGAGAAGAGACGAGCAATAGAGCAACGTACTCTAGACTCGACGGAAAAAAGCTTGG GTCTGCTCTACGAAACCGAGGAGGTTGGAAAGGCCACGGCCATAGAGCTGGCCAAGCAACGGGAGCAGTTGGAAAAGACCTCACATCAATTGGATGAAATCAACTCGACCTTACGCTTTAGCCAGCGTCATCTGAATGGTCTAAAGAGTGTATTCGGTGGACTGAAGAACTATTTGTCAGGCAATCGAGATCAGCCAACCTCGGCCACGGCCTCGCCCACGGCCAGTCAATCCTCGCAGGAAGCCAACAGTAATGTTAACGCTGGAGTCTTCGGGGGATCATCCGCTCCCATGTCACCCTCTGAGCCCTACGATAACCATCCAGTAAGTCGGATCCGCGGAGAATCCAGCAGTAAATATCAGCCGACGACTCAGGCTGGCAACCCTTTTCAAGCTCAGTTGGACTCAAATCTTGAAGATATGTGTGACAATTTGTCGCGCTTGAAGTTTTTGGCAACTGATTTGGGCACTGAGATTGAATCGCAAAATGAGCTACTGGACAACATGAACTATAAAATCGAGGATGTCGACCTGAAGATGACCAGGCAAAACAAGGATATGAATAAATTGctaaaaaaatag
- the LOC6898034 gene encoding dynein light chain roadblock-type 1, protein MQAAETEPKRTKSYIDEVYRLLEKKPGVEEILIMNRSGVPIKTSMERQDALQHACLYENLREKCQAFLSKMEPPQLLTMLRVRTRFHEVLLTPDGKITVLVVQNPKDTHLKVEDLNRHSSNF, encoded by the exons ATGCAGGCAGCCGAAACTGAG CCCAAACGTACCAAGAGTTATATTGATGAGGTATACCGACTTTTAGAAAAAAAGCCAGGGGTTGAAGAAATACTAATCATGAATCGTTCCGGTGTGCCGATCAAAACGTCAATGGAACGCCAAGACGCACTTCAACATGCCTGTCTCTATGAGAATTTGCGTGAAAAGTGTCAGGCATTTCTATCAAAAATGGAGCCACCACAGCTCCTGACCATGTTGCGAGTCCGTACCAGATTCCACGAGGTCCTGCTAACACCTGATGGCAAGATAACCGTTTTGGTAGTGCAAAATCCAAAGGATACACATCTTAAGGTTGAGGATCTAAATCGTCATTCCTCCAATTTTTAA
- the eIF6 gene encoding eukaryotic translation initiation factor 6, with translation MALRVQFENNDDIGVFTKLTNTYCLVAIGGSETFYSAFEAELAETIPVVHANVGGCRIIGRLTVGNRNGLLVPNSTTDEELQHLRNSLPDAVKIQRVEERLSALGNVVACNDYVALVHPDLDKETEEIIGDVLNVEVFRQTIADNTLVGSYTVLSNQGGMVHPKTSIQDQDELSSLLQVPLVAGTVNRGSEVLAAGMVVNDWLSFVGMNTTATEISVIESVFKLNQAQPAAVTTKLRAALIEDMS, from the coding sequence ATGGCGCTTCGCGTGCAATTCGAGAACAACGATGACATCGGCGTCTTCACCAAACTCACAAATACATATTGTCTAGTCGCCATTGGCGGCTCCGAGACCTTCTACAGTGCTTTCGAGGCCGAATTGGCCGAGACCATTCCGGTGGTGCATGCAAATGTGGGAGGCTGCCGCATCATCGGACGCCTCACTGTCGGCAACCGCAACGGGCTGCTGGTGCCCAACTCGACCACAGACGAAGAGCTGCAGCATCTGCGCAATAGTCTGCCAGACGCCGTAAAGATCCAGCGGGTGGAGGAGCGTCTCTCAGCCCTGGGCAACGTGGTGGCCTGCAACGATTATGTGGCCCTTGTTCACCCTGATTTGGACAAGGAGACAGAGGAGATTATTGGGGACGTCCTCAATGTGGAGGTCTTTCGCCAGACCATTGCCGACAACACCTTGGTCGGCTCCTACACTGTACTGAGCAACCAGGGAGGCATGGTGCATCCCAAGACGAGCATACAGGACCAGGACGAGCTGTCTTCTCTGCTGCAGGTTCCCCTCGTAGCTGGAACGGTGAACCGTGGTAGCGAGGTCCTCGCGGCCGGCATGGTGGTCAACGATTGGCTCTCCTTTGTGGGCATGAAcacaacagccacagagaTATCGGTGATTGAGAGCGTCTTTAAGCTGAATCAGGCACAGCCGGCTGCGGTGACAACCAAATTACGCGCGGCCCTGATTGAGGACATGTCCTAG
- the LOC4803397 gene encoding thioredoxin-related transmembrane protein 1 isoform X1, translating to MQCNSQLVAASCVIALLMSTAQAGLQPGGKIIELDEDNWHLMLKGEWMIEFFAPWCPACKNLGPTWERFARVAKDVKVEVAKIDVTTSPSLSGRFFVTALPTIYHVKDGEFRPYRGARDGDALLYFVKKQQWQKIEPLSAWKKPDTIHMSVLSYFFKLSHTLKHTQKLFKDFNGRLQEEYGLPTWGSYALFAIATIFVGAALGLLLVCLVDFVYPPKKSQRQSFSESQDNLAEGVEDLATEEIEDDGEADDDDDEEQQRDSVDEEEPEDEKEDDEADDDGEPEKTDKEVAKQGGDAVPEKLEKTDQVRKRKPRKAD from the exons atgcaGTGTAATTCACAGCTTGTGGCCGCGTCATGTGTCATAGCGCTATTGATGTCGACGGCGCAGGCAGGACTGCAGCCAGGTGGCAAGATAATCGAACTGGACGAGGATAATTGGCACTTGATGCTCAAGGGAGAATGGATGATTGAATT CTTTGCCCCTTGGTGCCCGGCCTGCAAAAACTTGGGACCCACTTGGGAGCGGTTTGCACGCGTTGCAAAAGATGTCAAAGTGGAGGTGGCCAAAATCGATGTGACCACATCACCATCCCTCAGCGGACGTTTCTTTGTCACAGCCTTGCCCACCATCTATCA CGTCAAAGATGGCGAATTCCGTCCGTATCGTGGAGCCCGCGACGGGGACGCTCTGCTGTACTTTGTGAAgaagcagcagtggcagaaaATTGAGCCGCTATCCGCCTGGAAGAAGCCTGATACCATACACATGTCCGTTCTTTCCTATTTCTTCAAACTGTCGCACACCCTGAAG CACACGCAAAAACTCTTTAAGGACTTCAACGGACGCCTTCAAGAGGAATACGGACTGCCCACATGGGGCTCCTATGCTCTGTTTGCAATCGCCACCATCTTCGTTGGAGCTGCATTGGGACTGCTGCTAGTGTGCCTTGTGGACTTTGTGTATCCACCCAAGAAATCGCAGCGACAGAGCTTCTCCGAGTCTCAGGATAATCTAGCTGAGGGCGTTGAAGATCTGGCCACCGAGGAAATCGAAGATGATGGCGAGGctgacgacgatgatgatgaggagcagcagcgtGACAGCGTCGACGAAGAAGAGCCGGAAGACGAGAAGGAGGACGATGAAgccgatgatgatggtgaGCCGGAGAAGACCGACAAAGAAGTAGCGAAGCAGGGTGGCGATGCCGTGCCAGAAAAACTCGAAAAGACAGACCAAGTGCGCAAGCGCAAACCTCGTAAGGCGGATTAG
- the shu gene encoding inactive peptidyl-prolyl cis-trans isomerase shutdown yields MEDNFSYCTQMLKEPLQLGKLVGSGSQFEVEQSPFGAGDDDFNVDEMEDSDNAPDVDEEELASPWTQSFEELKKLMEPINENIFKRITREGHQGRGLVPDKARVAVRYSGYWEGESSPFDSSLMRRNKFYFETGAGCDVLEGLQAAVLTMRPYEKAEFIISYKLLFHEMGCPPRIKPRSDGLFKIEVLHFTLIGDSDAFASMAAVDQDKFAIVYPKALDMHMHGKDCVKRFRYRNAITAFERAVSSLNYCRLANDEDERKQIALLITLNQNLMICYNKLHNPQRVCITMKALRRLTENKPSCKALYQEGCALSALGEYEDARCIFMQAQAKQPDNNEISAKITDLDKKIKKYKEASQDIWTRALSGQKFKEVKDETKCNPSLEELVKVLETSEKSSVEFLRGAYINSDIVMLSKMAKEHKMKLTVSAIDENELTLSKLNLH; encoded by the exons ATGGAAGATAATTTTTCATATTGCACTCAAATGCTCAAGGAACCACTGCAACTTGG AAAACTCGTTGGCTCTGGCTCACAATTTGAGGTAGAACAGTCGCCATTTGGGGCTGGCGATGATGATTTTAATGTCGACGAAATGGAAGATAGTGATAACGCTCCAGATGTTGATGAAGAAGAGCTCGCTTCTCCATGGACCCAATCGTTCGAGGAACTCAAAAAATTGATGGAGCCGATCAATGAGAACATTTTTAAGCGCATCACACGTGAGGGGCACCAGGGCCGAGGTCTGGTGCCAGACAAGGCACGTGTCGCTGTGCGCTATAGTGGTTATTGGGAAGGCGAGAGTTCTCCTTTTGATTCCTCATTGATGCGCCGCAATAAATTCTATTTTGAGACCGGTGCCGGTTGCGATGTGCTAGAAGGCCTCCAGGCTGCTGTACTTACCATGCGCCCATATGAAAAAGCCGAATTTATTATATCCTATAAGTTGCTATTTCACGAGATGGGCTGCCCGCCGCGCATTAAACCACGTTCAGATGGACTTTTCAAAATCGAAGTTCTTCACTTTACATTGATCGGGGACTCAGATGCCTTCGCGTCAATGGCCGCTGTGGATCAGGACAAGTTTGCAATAGTTTACCCCAAGGCATTAGACATGCACATGCATGGCAAGGACTGTGTGAAGCGCTTTCGCTACCGCAACGCCATCACTGCCTTCGAGCGGGCCGTAAGCTCTCTAAACTATTGCCGCCTAGCCAATGATGAGGATGAGCGCAAGCAAATCGCTCTGTTGATCACCCTCAAT CAAAACTTGATGATCTGCTACAATAAATTGCATAATCCCCAACGCGTGTGCATTACGATGAAAGCCTTGCGGCGTCTCACTGAAAATAAGCCTTCCTGTAAGGCCCTCTACCAGGAAGGTTGCGCCCTGTCCGCCTTAGGCGAATATGAGGATGCTCGGTGTATTTTTATGCAGGCTCAAGCCAAACAGCCCGATAACAATGAGATCAGTGCTAAGATTACTGACCTggacaaaaaaatcaaaaaatacaaagaggCATCTCAGGACATTTGGACTCGTGCGTTGTCAGGCCAGAAGTTTAAAGAAGTAAAGGATGAAACCAAATGTAATCCCAGTCTTGAAGAACTTGTGAAGGTGCTTGAGACTTCCGAAAAATCGTCGGTGGAATTTTTGCGGGGTGCCTATATAAACTCGGACATTGTAATGTTATCCAAAATGGCCAAGGAGCACAAAATGAAACTAACGGTGTCTGCTATTGACGAGAATGAGTTGACGTTGTCCAAGCTAAATCTGCACTGA